CGAGCAACGAGTGACGGACGTCGGCCTGGCCGGTCAGCAGGCGCCGACGCGCGCGTTGGCGTCCTGGATGTAGTCGAAGACGACGGTCTGGATACCAGGCGCGCCAGCCCAGTAGTCGGTGTTGGCTTCGGAGTGACTCGGTTCTCACTGTAGCCGATCCATTTGTAGGGACCGGCGCCGATGGCACGCTGGGTGAAGAGGTGGGATCGGCGATGTCCGCGCTCGGGAAGATCGGCGCGACCGTGAGCGATTTCTCGAGCGGGCCGAAGACTTCCGCGGTGACGACCTCGACCGTGGTGGCGTCCACGATGCTGACCGACATGACCGTAAAGATCAGTCCGTGCCAGGCCATACCCGCATCGGGGTTGCCGGCGCGGTCGAGGGTGGCTTTGACATCCTCGGCGGTTACCGGCGAGCCGTCGTGGAAGGTGACACCCTCGCGCAGGGTGAGCCTCATGGTGGTCGGGTCGGTCATTTCCCAGGCCGTGGCGAGGTGCCCGACGATCGTGCCATCGGCGCTGTCATAGCCAAGCAACGAGTCGTGGACCAGGGAAGCCACCTGGGCATCGACCAGTCCAAAGACCGTGTAGGAGTCCCACTGCGCCGAGGTCGGGGGTTCGGCATTAGCGATAACGAGCGTGCCGCTGGGCGCCGTCTGGGCGTCACGCCCGAGACCGACGTCTCAGAGAGGAGCGCGACCGCTCCGGAAAGGAGAGTCCCAGCGCCGCAGCGCGCTTGAGCGGCTTCGCGCCGGGTCATGGTTCCGCGAGAATCGCCTGGCGGAGCTCATTCAGTTCGAGTTCGCGTGCTTTTTCCACTGTGATTCGCTCCTTTGCGCTGAACGTCGAACACCTACGACATGACAACGTTCTGGTGATGTTCCCGTCCTTTCCGCTGTTCCTACGATCGATCTCCTCGCGCAAATGACTCCGCGAACGCTGGACCCGGGCGTGGATGGAGCGAACTAGAGTCGAGTTACTTGCATCATAGCAAAACGCGGTAAAAAAGGAGATTCGGCAACCAACGGGAGCAACGAAGCAGCAAGCCCACCTGGCCCAGGAGTCGTGGTGGTCACGGCAAGTCCGGTCGAACTCAGCCCATCGGATCGATGTTGGCCGATACCGCGCCAGCTCGAGGTTCTGCGCATCATCCGCGACCATGGCGTCATCACGCAACGAAACGGCAGCCTGTTGCACACGAGCGCGAGCCAGGTCAGCCGCCTCACCGCACCGCTCATCGCGCGCAGCATCGTGACGGTCGAACCGCGGTTGCCATTGGTCGAGGGTCGTCCAACCGAGCTGCTGGCATTGGCGGAAGATACGCACTTTGTGTGGTCTGGACGTTGGCGGTCCGCGCAAGAGGCGTCGACGAGCTTGAGCGGACCAGGTTGGTTCCATGCAGGCATGCTCACCGGATCGCTTCCGGAACCCGGGCGCAAATCATCGAACGGTTGGCCGATTTGATCGATCGGGCTATCGAGGACAGCGGATGTGACGCGATCGGATGTGCTGGGGTTGGCGCTGCGCGCGCGATCATCGACCCGGTTTCCGGGGTCATCAGCGCCGGTCCGGAGACGCCTTCGTGGTCGCCGGAGTGGGCCAATTTCGACGTTCGCGGGGAGCTCGCCTGAGCGCTCCTCGGGATCGTTGGTCATCGACGACACGGTCCGCGCCTCGGCTGCCGCTGAACGGCAATATGGCAACGCGCGGGGTGTCGACGATTTCGTCTACGTGCTGGCCGATTCGGGGTTGGGGCGGCGCTCATGATCGATGGGCGGCCCTATATCGGACCGGCCACCTGCGTGGCGAGGTGGTCACATCACGCTCGATCTCGATGGGCCGGTCTGCGGTTGCGGGCGGCGCGGCTGCGTGGAAATGTATGCCTCGACGAGCGCTATGCTGGCGTAAGGGACACACGATACTTCGACCTGGAGATCGGTTCGATGTCCGACCTGATCACGAACGCGCGCAGGACTCGGGCGATGGCGTACGAATCCTCATCGAGGGCGAGGCGTATGGGACGGTGATTAAGCATCCTGCTCTGACCCTCCTTTCCCCGCATTGATCGTGATCGGAGGACGCGCCACCCAATCGACGGTGTACATGGAGGCCGCCCGAACTCGCGCACAGGCGGAATCGTTGGAACAACCGTTTGGCAGCGCGCGCATCGTGACGAGCAGCCTGCTGGCAAACTCGGGCGCGCTGGGAGCCGCAACTCTGATGCTCAACCAACTCGGCGGCGTGCGGCGCTACCAATTCCACGCCGCCGGAGAACAGATCCTGTCTGCCAACCCGTTGCTGACACCAGAAGGAGCACCCTCATGAGTCGACAACCGTTGCGCGTGCCGGCGATCGGGGTCGCTCCCGACGATCTCGAGTTCTACTGTGGCGGCACGCTGGCGAACTGCCGCGCGGGGAGACTAGTGGTGATGGCCGTGGTCACCAACGGGGATATCGGCTCTGCGACGCACTCGATGGAAGGAGATCGCGGCCATCCGCAAGCAGGAAGCGCTCGATCTTACTGCGATGATCAGCGCGGAGCTGGTCTGGATGGACTATCACGACGTGAGCCTTCAGTCGACGAGTCCACCCGTCGCCGAGCATGATCGAAGTCATTCGGTACGCGCACCGGATGTGCCGCTCGGTCATTGGACCGACGACTATCACCCCGATCATTCGTTGAGCGATGGCTGCCCGCGATGCGCGTGCATCATGACCGGCGTCCTGTTGATCGTCATTTTGGCTTCCGCCTATCTCAAGAAGATTCCCACCCACTTTCTGCCGACACACCATGGCTGGTCAACTTCGTGCCAGAGGTCTATGTGGACGTTACGAGACGTTCTCGATCAAGCAGCAGATGCTGGCCTGCCACAAGAGCCAGAATGCCTGGATCAGCGATGTTTTCGGAGGGCCGAAGCATTGCCCAAATGAGTGGAAGTGCAGACCGCGTTTCGTGGCTGCGGAAGGTGCGCGTATGCGGAAGGGTTCCGGGCGTTGGAGACGCTCTCCGCGGGCGCGAGATTACCGGTTGCTTCCGTTTGAGTAGCGCGATACCGAGCGGTGGCCGGGTGTCCGAGGTGAGCCGATTTGGCAGGCAAGATGACCGGGCAGCCACGGAGGGCTGCGGCTACGCGGGATGGTCAGGTTGACGGGGCAGCCACGGAGGGCTGCGGCTACGCGGGATGGTCAGGTTGATGGGGCAGCCACAGAGGGCTGCGGCTACGCGGAAAGGGCCGGTTGACGGGGCAGCCACAGAGGGCTGCGGCTACGCTGGGTGGCGGATCTTCCCTTGATCAATGGTTGTCGAGAGCGGTGATCGTCTCCGGGTGAACAGCTCGATCGAGTCGAGTTGCAGGTCGGCGATGCAATAAGCCAGCGGTGGTCAGCCGCGGAGTTCAGTGGAGGCGGGATGGCGATACAGGTCATCTTGGCGGCTTTGGCGGCGAGGACACCTGCGGCGAGTCTTCCAGGGCCAGGCAGTTGGCAGGCGCAGACGCTGGCGCGGCGCGCGCATTCGGATATATACACCGCGGGGTGGCTTGCATAGGGTTCGTGCTCGGCGGATTGCAACACGGCGAAGTCGCCGCGCAGGCCAGTTTTTTCGAGCACAGCCTCGATGATCTCCATCGCCGAGGAGGAGGTAAGTCCGACCGCGTATCCGGGTGCTACGCGCGGCGCGCACGGCCTCGACCGCGCCGGGAAGGGCTGCGCCCCCGCTCTTCGATCAGGGCGATGACATTGCTACCATACGCCTTCGACTTCGCGTTTGATGGGTTCGCTCCACGGATGGCGGGCATACCAGAACCCTCGACGACCTCATCGGTGCGCAGCCCCATGGTGAGGAAACCGTCTTCTTCCACCACATGGGCACGCCGATGGCGTCTATGGCGCGCGTTTCGGCGATGCGCCAGAGTGGGTTCGAATCGATCAACAACCCATCCATGTCGAAAATGACCGCTTCGATCACGTGCGCGTTACTCCCTGGGGAACCGATTGCGCCCCGCCGATGGTTGGCGGTGGCGTGCCACGCCGGGACGCACTGGCGGACGAACACGCCGCGACGGGCATCCCGGCCCGTTGATTGCGCTCGATACGGTCGAGCCGAACGTGAATGCTCTGAAACTGCTCGGCAGTATTCTCGTCCGATTTCGTCAGTGAACGAGCTCGCCAGCGTTGCAGCCGCGATATCAACAGGGCGACGCCGATGAACATCAACCCGGTGGCGATGAAAGGACGCGGCCGGGATTGAGACTTCGGGAATTTGTCGCCGTATCCGACGGTGGAGAGCGGCCGAAACCGCCCAACCAGAGCCCGTCGCTCAGCGATCGAATATTCGATTGCGGATATTGCCGTTCGGTAGCCGTCAGCGGAGACGCCAAAGGCCAGCACGATGAGGAAGACCGCGCTGCCGATATAGAAGAGCGAGCGCAGACGGAAGAAGAACCGATGCTGTTGACCGCACGGAATGCCGCGACGACGATCAACGCCAGGCGGACCAGATCTGGTCGTCTCAAACCTGAAAGAGCACCAGCGGGCCGGTCATGAGCAGCGCCAGGGCGGCAACGTTGATATCCACGCGTGAATCGTTCGTCAGGACAACCGATAGGGCGGTGTCGGCCACCAGAATGGCCCAGAAGACGCATGTCCGCGATCCAGATTGCCTGTGACGATTCGAGCGGTGAGGTGATGGCAACCTGCGGGCGAGGAGCAGCACGAGACAGAACGCGCTGACTACGGCGATGGCAGGGTCGGCCTTGACCGGTAGGCGCTCGAAACGCCCGACTTGGGCGTCCTCCCGGACTTGCCCGGTTACCTGCTGGTGACCATTTCGCAGGCGGCTCTTCCAGTTCGATGGAACGGTCGACGTATCGCTCGAGGGATGGCGGCATCATAGCGCAGTGCCGGACAGGCTATGCGATGATCTGTGGTATTAGGCGGATGTTCTGGCAAGCGAAAGAGCACGACCGATGCATGTCGAAGGCGTCGAGATTTTGGGGCCTGCGCCCGGCGATCTCAAGCACCGGATGTCCTGCGTCCCGAAGCGCTGAGCTTCGTCGCGGCGCTTCAGCGGCGGTTCAATGGCGGCGGAAGGAGCTGGGTGCTGGGGCTGATATTCCAGCGCGGGCGCCCGCATTGGTGGCGGGAGACTACGCGGCACTGCAAAAATCCCGATCCAGTAGTACGAGGTTCCTGGCAGGTGGCGCTACTGCCCGGCGCTGAACGACCGCTGTTCAGGAGATCACCGGTCCCACCGACCGCAAGATGATGATCAATGCACCCAACTTCCGGGCGCAAAGGTTTTCATGGTCGATCTGGAGGATTCACTTTCCCCCAACTGGTGGAATGTGATCGACGGTCAGCGCAACATCATGATGCGGTGCGCGGGACGATCTCGTTCGAGAACCCGACGCTACCGCAAGTACGCGCTTCAACGATGAAACCGCCACGCTGGTGATCCGGCTCCTGGTGGTATTTGGACGAACGGCATGTGACGGTTGACGGTGAGCCGATGTCCGGCCAGCCTGTTCGATTTCGGGCTCTCGTTTTTCGCCAACGCGCGGGAGCGGCTCGATCGCGGCGAAGGGCCGTTCACTACTTGCCGAAGCCTGAGACGAGCTATCTGGAAGCCCGGCTCTGGAACGATGTTTTCGTGGCGGCGCAAAATGCGCCCGGTGCCGCAGGGTTCGCTGGTACGCGCGACGGTGCTGATCGAAACGATCATGGGCTTCAGTTTCAGATGGAAGACATTCTGTATGAGTTGCGCGATCACTCCGCCGGTCTGAATGCCGGTCGTTGGGACTACATCTTCAGCCTGATCAAGACCTTTCGCACCAGTCCGGATCACGTGCTGCCTGACCGGGCAGTGCAGGTGACGATGGCGGTGCCGTTCATGCGCGCCTATACCGAACTGCTCGTGCGCACCTGCCACAAGCGCGGAGCGCACGCGATCATGGAATGGCAGCGTCTATTCCCAGCCGGCGCGATCCGGAAGCTCAACCGGGTGGCGCTGGCGAAGAAGTGGAAGACAAGGAACGCTGGGCAAAATGCGGGGTACGACGGCACGTGGCTGGCGCATCCCGATCTGGTGCCGACCGCCAACGAAGTGTTCGACGCCAAAACCGGGTGAGAACCAACCATACAGCAACTGCGCGAGGATGTCGCTGTTTAATCATGGCAGAATTGGTGGATACGAAGATCCCAGGGTCGTCGATCACGGACGATGGGCTGCGCATGAATGTCAGTGTTGGCATGCAGTAATATCGATCAGGGTTGCGGCAAACCCGCGCGGCGGCGATCAACAATCTGATGGAGGACGCGGCGATGGCGGAGATCTCGCGCGCGCAGATTTGGCAATGGATTCGCCAGCATTCAACAGCACGACCGACGATGGCGAGCCGATTACGATCGAGCGGTACGCGCGGTGCGTGATGAGGAGCTGGACAAGCTGGGGCGCACGCCGACGCTGGAGCAGGCGGCGGGTGTGCTCGCGATCTGCTGGTGGAATCGATGATTTCATCCTGCTCCTGACGATTCCGGCGCATGCGTTGCTGGACTAGGAATGATGAACGAGCGGAACGCAAGACCGGGCGGGTTGTGGTCCGGGGAACGGGTTGCGGGGAATGAGAGATTCCTCGGCAAGCTCGGAATGACGAAGGCGCGAATGACGAGAATGGACGGGGCACGGCGGCGTCTGCTCGATCGGGCGGGGTTGTGGTCCGGGACCGGGCTGCGGGGAACGAGAGATTCCTCGGCAAGCTCGGAATGACGATGGCTCGGAATGACGAAGGGAACAAGAGATTCTCGACAAGCTCGGAATGACGATGGCTCGGAACGACGAAGGGAGTGAGATTCCTCGGCAAGCTCGGAATGACGAAGGGGCGGAATGACGATGGCGCGGAGTGACGGTGGCCTGAAGAGACGAGAATGGTCAGGATGAACGGATGAGCGCTTCGCTGCCAACAGCGCACGGCTCCGGGAGCGCTTCCCTGACGGCGACTGGATTCTGCTGCGACAGAAACGCCTGCGGCGTTGGTTCTTCCGCGTCATGGGCTGTTGCGTGACTGTTCTGGACTTTGCCATTCATCATCGCGGCGATGCCTAAGCCTTCTGGTTCGCCGCTGATTCCGATCCGGTTCGCCGGACTTCGCGATCGCTCTCCTGCTCTCTTGCTTGCGCATCTGCTCTGGGGCTGTCCGATGGCTGGTGGCAATCGGGGAGCGTGAGCTAATGGTGGAACGGGGCATCCTCTTTCGACCCGCGTGTTCGCGCCTTTCGACCGGGTGCAGCAAGTGGATGTCGTCACCACGCCCGCCATGGCGGGCTTGAACCTGACCGAGCTCGTTCTGCAATCATCCGCAGGGGGAGGCACCATGCTCCTCGGTCCGGAAGATGCCGCAACGATCCTCGAACGGGTGCGGCTGAATCAGCCGCTCGTTCCCCTCATGCACCGATGACATCCAGGTTGCGGCCGTTTGCGCTGCATCGAACCGAGAGTGGCTCCGATGACTCGGATGCGCCGATCGATCCGGATCATCGACCGTCCGTCGCAGACCGTCCGCCAGCACCTACTGGAAAACACTGCCAACTCACGATTGGTCTGGCAACGCTGTTCACGCTCCTGCCTGGCGTGATCGCGTTGATCCTGGTGATCGGATTCGGGCTGTTCTACGAGTACGGCGAGGAGCTGCCGTCTTTCCTGCGAGATACGGTGCTTCAGGACGTCATCGATTACGAGATGCAAGGCGCCGGGCCGATCATCGATCAACTGCGCAGCAACCGGTATCACCTGGAACTCACGATCATCATCGGCCTAGTGGCAGTGATGTGGATTGCGGTGCGAACGCTCCAGTGGCGCACCACCACGTATGGAGTCGATAGCGAGGATATCTGGATTCGGGGCGGCATCTTCTGGAAATGGGAACGCCGCTTGCCCATGGCGCGGGTGCAATCGCTCGAGCTTTCTTCGAGTTGGCTCGACCGGATCCTCGATCTCCGCTCGGTGGAGTTCGTTTCTGGCGCGCCGGACCGGTCGGTGGCGAGTATCCGGTTGGCGGCAATTCCCACATCAGAAGCGATTCAGATTCAGCGCATCATGCTGGGGGCGACGCACACAATTCTGGCGGACGGATTCGCCGAACTCGGGCAGGAGCGCGAGCAGGTGCAGCTTGCCAGCATCACCACCGGACAGCTCATTGCGGCAGGGATCACCAGTTTCGAGATCAGGCTGAGTTTCGTGGGGGCTATCGCCGCGTTCCACCTGTTCAGCAAATCGTTTCTCAAGGAATGGCGCAACGACCTGATTCACTGGTTCGTAAACACGATCGAACAGAAGCATGCGCTTGCCGACCTGGTCGACTTCACCCTGCTGTTGCTGCTGGTGTTCTGGCTCTTGTCGATCGTCACTTTTGTCACCACGTTCAGTCGGTTCCGGCTCGAACGGGCAGGGCATCTGGCGTTGATCGAGCATGGTTTGGTGACCCGGCGCTGGCGCGCGGTGCTGCTGCCACGGGTGCAAGCGATCACGTTCGTGGAAACCCCGATTCAGGAGTGGCGCAACACCGGGTCGATACGCATGGAGCTGGCCGGTTCGCAACAGAAGACGCTCGAGCGAAAGATGCTGCTCCCGTCGTTGCCACGCGACGAGGCATTGGCGACGCTGGAGAGATTGTTCGGCGGAGCGTTCTTCGAGAATCTTGCCCGTGAGATTCAGCAATTCCAGCGTGTGCCGCCAACGTACAAGCGGACGTACACGATGTTCTGGCCGTACCGCATTCTCGGCCTGACGGCGGCTCTCCTGGCGGTCGACTATCTCTCGCCTGACGTTCGGTTCGAGCATCTCACGTTCCTGGGACTGGCGCTGCTGGCGATTCCGGGATATCTCTATGGCCGCAGGCAGTTCGAGGACGCGGCATGGCTGATCGATTCCGACCGTGAGATGATCGTGCGGGAACGAAATATCAACCGGCGTACCATCGTCTGTCCCGTCGATCGGTTGCAATGGCGCGGCATCAAGCAGATGACCTTGCCATTCCGCAAACCGGGCGGAGCCACGCTGGTGGCATACGTGGCAGCATCCGGGAAGGTCGATGGGACGGGGAAAGGGATCATCGGAACCGGGTGGCCGATTTACGATGGGCGCCTGCGGATTCGCGGCCTGCCACGAGCCGAAGCAGACGAGTTGCTGAGCCAGATGGGACCTCAGCCAGATCAGCCGCAGTATCGGCCGCATGTCGTGTGAGCGACCGTCGGGGGCGATGGACTGAGTCGTTCCGGTTGCCGTTCGAAGCGTTTTGACGGATTGCCCGGCTCGTCCAGGACCCACCGGTGAGACGCTGGGCTAAACCCCATTGCAGTTTCCCGGACTCCACATGATTCCATGTTGGGCTTTTCGGCAATCGAGGAAAGTTCCGAGCGGGAATGAACAATCGCCGGCCTGGGCGCCGGCGATTACACGAAGATTTCGACGATGTGGTGCGAGGGCTGGTCCGTGGACCGGCTCGACCCAGATCAGGCAGTTTCTTTCTTGTAGCCGAGGGTATCGGCCAGTTGCTGCATATATGCGGCTTCAGACGTCGTGATCTTCTCTCCACCGAACCCGAGGAAGCCACCGGTCTTGGTTGCCTTCACGGCGGCATTGGCGGCGGTGAGCAGCAACTGCGCCCAGGCATCGGCATCGTCGGCGTTGCCCTTCGCGAGAATGAGCTCGTGCGACGATTTCGCGGCGGCGATTCCGTCCTCGACTGCCTTCTGCGCGGATTCCGGTGTGCTCTTGGCTTCGCTTTCCGCTTGATCGATGTCGGACGGATCGGTGTCGGTCACAATCTGTTTCAGGAGAGGATTGCTGGAATCGCCGACGAAGATCGCCGAGGCGCGCATTGCGGCCATGATCTCGCGCATGAGCCCAAAAGCGCCGCTCTTTTCACTCATGCCAGCGCCGAGCACCACTGCGCCAAGCGCCTTGGTCAGCGTGGCAAGCTCTTCTTTGGAATAGGTGTCAGCCGGCGCCTCGACAACTTCCGTGACGGTTTCGACGACTTCGACCGTTTCGTCCTTTTGCTCTTCAGCCAT
Above is a genomic segment from Thermomicrobiales bacterium containing:
- a CDS encoding PH domain-containing protein yields the protein MIALILVIGFGLFYEYGEELPSFLRDTVLQDVIDYEMQGAGPIIDQLRSNRYHLELTIIIGLVAVMWIAVRTLQWRTTTYGVDSEDIWIRGGIFWKWERRLPMARVQSLELSSSWLDRILDLRSVEFVSGAPDRSVASIRLAAIPTSEAIQIQRIMLGATHTILADGFAELGQEREQVQLASITTGQLIAAGITSFEIRLSFVGAIAAFHLFSKSFLKEWRNDLIHWFVNTIEQKHALADLVDFTLLLLLVFWLLSIVTFVTTFSRFRLERAGHLALIEHGLVTRRWRAVLLPRVQAITFVETPIQEWRNTGSIRMELAGSQQKTLERKMLLPSLPRDEALATLERLFGGAFFENLAREIQQFQRVPPTYKRTYTMFWPYRILGLTAALLAVDYLSPDVRFEHLTFLGLALLAIPGYLYGRRQFEDAAWLIDSDREMIVRERNINRRTIVCPVDRLQWRGIKQMTLPFRKPGGATLVAYVAASGKVDGTGKGIIGTGWPIYDGRLRIRGLPRAEADELLSQMGPQPDQPQYRPHVV
- a CDS encoding PH domain-containing protein, which translates into the protein MFAPFDRVQQVDVVTTPAMAGLNLTELVLQSSAGGGTMLLGPEDAATILERVRLNQPLVPLMHR
- a CDS encoding ABC transporter substrate-binding protein → MASLVHDSLLGYDSADGTIVGHLATAWEMTDPTTMRLTLREGVTFHDGSPVTAEDVKATLDRAGNPDAGMAWHGLIFTVMSVSIVDATTVEVVTAEVFGPLEKSLTVAPIFPSADIADPTSSPSVPSAPVPTNGSATVRTESLRSQHRLLGWRAWYPDRRLRLHPGRQRARRRLLTGQADVRHSLLVRAARPGEMTTITSSSTSRP